The Raphanus sativus cultivar WK10039 chromosome 2, ASM80110v3, whole genome shotgun sequence DNA segment CTGATTTGGAGAAATTTGGCTCCTTTGACACTTACCAGTTCAGAGGTTGTAAAGGTTGACCAAATTTTTTGaccaattttcttttaaaagtgagattgaccaaaagaaaaaagagataaaGATTTGCTGTAAATGTCTAGACGGCAGTTGAAAAAATCTTGATCACTATTGAAGAGATCTTTCAGGCTAGAAAGAGGCCCTCCTTTCATGCTGACAAAAGTAATTTGCCACCGGCAGAAGGCCATCACACGAACAGAAAGCTTAAATCGCTAATAGTGTGGAATTTGCTAGTGTTAGCATGTCTTAATTCAAAATATGGATTTGGTGCAATCCTAAATTAATGTTGGATATCATGGACAATGCTGACGATTCAATCTCACTGTTATGAAATTAGGGATTATAAACTACTTATAAAGagaaaaatcttaaaataaaaaaatgaatacaAATAAACTAAGAGCTAAGTTTCAACGCTTCTCGGTGACAGCAACTAAGTTTTAGTTTTACCAATACATTGGTCGTTGAATGCTTCAAATAAATTTTGTGTGAAGTTCTCTTGAAAAATtatgttcagaaaaaaaaaacaattgtttgaATTCTCTCGATTGACTTTATAAACCTATAGCGTAATCGTCGGGAATGCTCTAAATCAAGATACAGAAGGTTTACCATGTTTTCGAGTTTGCCATCAATTTTTTACTAATcataaatggtaaaaaaaaaatcaaatgagaaaaatattattgtgCATAAGGATCAAACCCAAAAGGGTTGAGGTAAGTACTCTTCCCATTTTTGAAAGcctttctacaaaaaaaaaaagtactctTCCCATTCATACTCCAACCCAGATATTCACTATACAATCTAAGGAACAGAACTCCAACGCCTCTTTGTACGTATAAGACTATCCACACACTTCTAGATTAATTATCCTAATCTCTGAATAAAAGATGCTTAATTTGGGCATTGGAGAGTTCTAAAAAGAAACTCTTATTTCTTTCTTCCAAAGGATTTTGAGGTTGTTCTAACAGAATCTGCATCTTAGTCTCTCAAAAAAGGCTCATACATCTTAGGATTTTGAGGTTGTTCTAACAGAATAATGCTATTTCATTAATCATATGCTCTAGTTAAACACATTAGTTGATGCGGAAGTTACCCATACAGGACATCTCCAGTTTTATTCTGAACAATTTCTATTCTAATATACTGTATACATATACCACCCATGTCAAAATTGAAAAGCAgccaaaatttgattttatatatgtatccCAATTCAAAACTTTATCATACATAAAATTACATGTAGTTCAATCAACTGTCTCGAAGAATGTTTGCTTCTATTACATATATATTGAATGCTTATCTAATATCTGGTATAATTgatgttcttttttctttttgataaaaactTTCAGAGTTGTTTAGTGTATAATAGCCGCCCacatcataaataaaaaaacttttaaaatatctaacatttattatatttgctaaaaatatatacatatgcagctataatcataaagaaaataaatgttgACTAAGATAAATAAGAAATTGAAACATATATATTCTCCCGATGAATAATATAACTAGATGTCATCAAAAAggagctatatatatatagatcgatgaggaaaataataaacatggggtttatttaaaataactaagtAAATATGTTACTTTTAATATTGTATTTCTCAAAATCAAGTATAACAGGAggaatataaaaataagaagATAGACCAAGGAACTTTCTCAGAGAATATAATTTACAGTAAAAGCTCAACTaattaatcaaaagaaaattctCTTACAGATAAGCATGCACCACAGCACATTGTTTAATAACTTAATAAGTCTGCTTCCAATACGAGATTCCcataaaattattaacaatTTAGTTAAACTATTATAAGCATATGAATCTTATATAAAGATTAACTAAACGAGAAGAAAACAATCATCAGCCGTACAAAATCAAACTTATATTCATCCACACTTATGGGAAACACGAATTAATATATTAAGAGATTATGAAATTATGTAatgaattaataaaaacatataatagaAATTTTTCATTGCGCATCCGTAAAGtaatatatacaaacaaatCCACATCccaaaatcgaaaaatataTTTCGCTAGAGTATGTTTACTCAAAAGAATTACACCCAAAGATATATAAacatagatatattttaaagacGCAAAGCAAGTATTAGCTCTACAAGTATAATAAAACCTACAACATATAACATGACTCCAATAGAATTGgagaaatattaataattaataaaaaacgaACAGGTTTCATTGTTTATTCCTctagatcaaaacaaaacagattTGGTAATAATCATGTAGATATGCTAGGGCTTCAAGAAATTGAAAAGCGATGTTTAActgattttgtcaaaaaaaaaagatgtttaaCTGACACTAGGTCATAGACAAACATAAGATTTATAAATGTTCATAACCATGCCACACATACACAATCACATGTATATAGAGTTGAATAGATCATATATAGCAGCAACTAAGAAGCATATCCATATGAGCAtgcaatttttttggtttggtagTGTCACATTGTTCTATctgagaaaatattaatttcatatattcTATCACCAAATCCACCTAAAATATATATGGGTTGCTCTTAATCATTGTAATGGCCAAAACACAGAAGGACCAGGATTTAAAATACACCTCAACAAACCTATATAGAAATGTAGAAATTTGATTCATAACCGATAACCTTAATCAAACTCTAATAGACTATATGgtcaatatttttttgtgatatACGAATTGTAGTTAGATATGAAGAAAGATACGAGGATATTTTTTTCATCGCAGACAAGCACAAATAGAGTTTCACAGAAGGAAGCAAAggattaaaacataaaattctaCAAacgcaaaaagaaaagaaaggaaaaatctAAACATAACATGATGAACGAGATAATGTCGGGAATAACGATTATAATGTGAAATTCATTAGTCCATTAGAACTTCTCTAACCTTTCTTCACTCTCGCAAATTCCTCTCCGGAAAAGCTCCTCCGTCGGTATATATATAGTGGTTATCAATACATATATACATCAGAAGGGACCTCTTCCACCTGAATTCCCCGGCCAACCTTCCACCGGAAGTTGCACATTCGGTTGCATATTCATGGGTAAATTAAAGAACGGaagtcctcctcctcctcctccggcgGAAACCTCCGGAAACAAGTTGCCTCCGCCGTTAGATCCTCCCCCTCCTCCTAGATGTTGCTGCTCATCTTCTTCTAGTGGAAGTCTCTCATAAGCCACATTAGTAAACGAAGAAGCGATTACAATCACCGGTCCAGCTGCCGTAAGCTCACCGACAACGCTGCCTCCAACGACTTGTCCTTGTCCTCCGGCCAAAAATATTGTCAAACTCGTTGCTCCAGGAGGAGCCGGAGGAGGAAGAAACGATCCGGAGAGAGAAAGAATCTCGAACGTTCCTTGTAGCGTCACGACCGCTCCAGACGCAGATGGCTGACGTATGGTGACGTTGGTCACCGTTCCACTACCGCTCAGAACGCAGATCCCTCGCTGCCTTCGACGAGCGTAAGTCGCAACGCAGTCAAAAACGTCGCAGCCGTTTGTTACTTCAAGAATATGAGCTCTCAGAGTGTTTGCGCTCTCGCGCGTGATTATCACCGGAGGTTTCGGTTTGTTTTTGGATCCAGGTGGTCTTCCACGTGGACGACGGCCAACGACGTTGCCTCCTCCGCCACCGTCACCTCCAGAGCTTCCTGATCCTCCACCAGAGGCTAAGTCAAGACCCTGATGGTTGTTGTCGTCGTCGTCGACGGTAAAGTGACCAAGTCCGGCTCCTGGTGTGACGTCATCTGATGCTGAGCTGTGGTGGAGATGGAGATCGGGACGATGGAGCTGGTGATTAACGTAGCCAAAAGCTGTGCCTAGATCAAGACCAGCCATGCCCACATCAAAAGCAAAGTAGAgattttaatttgtaaaaaaattatataaaaaccacacacacacaacaacaagattaaaataaagcttctcttctttgtagattttctataatttttcttttagaacaagaaaaaaaactagaaaaataatGATAGAGGACTGAGAAGAAGTTTGGAAGAGGAATATGGGAAGAGAAATGATAAAAAGTAGAAGGAGAAGGTGAGACTTAAAATAAAGCATTAAACAAGAAGAAAATTATAATTGCGTATATATAGATTAGATAT contains these protein-coding regions:
- the LOC108852101 gene encoding AT-hook motif nuclear-localized protein 23; its protein translation is MAGLDLGTAFGYVNHQLHRPDLHLHHSSASDDVTPGAGLGHFTVDDDDNNHQGLDLASGGGSGSSGGDGGGGGNVVGRRPRGRPPGSKNKPKPPVIITRESANTLRAHILEVTNGCDVFDCVATYARRRQRGICVLSGSGTVTNVTIRQPSASGAVVTLQGTFEILSLSGSFLPPPAPPGATSLTIFLAGGQGQVVGGSVVGELTAAGPVIVIASSFTNVAYERLPLEEDEQQHLGGGGGSNGGGNLFPEVSAGGGGGGLPFFNLPMNMQPNVQLPVEGWPGNSGGRGPF